A genomic window from Motacilla alba alba isolate MOTALB_02 chromosome 6, Motacilla_alba_V1.0_pri, whole genome shotgun sequence includes:
- the ZMIZ1 gene encoding zinc finger MIZ domain-containing protein 1 isoform X4: protein MQPPMNSMSSMKPTLSHSDGSFPYDSVPWQQNTNQPPGSLSVVTTVWGVTNTSQSQVLGNPMANANNPMNPAGNPMASGMTTSNPGINSPQFAGQQQQFSAKAGSTQPYIQQGMYGRPNYPGSGGFGGSYPGGPNTPAGMGIPPHTRPPADFTQPAAAAAAAAVAAAAATATATATATVAALQETQNKDMNQYGPVCSSFQMGPTQAYNNQFMNQPGPRGPASMPGNMNPASMGAGMTPSSMSGPPMGMNQPRPPGMSPFSTHGQRMPQQAYPGPRPQSLPIQGIKRPYPGEPNYGNQQYGPNSQFPNQPGQYPTPNPPRPLTSPNYPGQRMPSQQNTGQYPPPTVNMGQYYKPSRPVPVANYPHSPVPGNPTPPMTPGSNIPPYLSPNQDVKPPFPPDIKPNINALPPPPTNHNDELRLTFPVRDGVVLEPFRLEHNLAVSNHVFHLRPTVHQTLMWRSDLELQFKCYHHEDRQMNTNWPASVQVSVNATPLTIERGDNKTSHKPLHLKHVCQPGRNTIQITVTACCCSHLFVLQLVHRPSVRSVLQGLLKKRLLPAEHCITKIKRNFSSVAASSGNATLNGEDGVEQTAIKVSLKCPITFRRIQLPARGHDCKHVQCFDLESYLQLNCERGTWRCPVCNKTALLEGLEVDQYMWGILNAIQNSEFEEVTIDPTCSWRPVPIKSDIHIKDDPDGIPSKRFKTMSPSQMIMPNVMEMIAALGPGPSPYPSLPPPPGGNNSTEYGNQGNSYQGHGNFDFPHGNPGGTSMNDFMHGPQLSHPPDMPSSMAALDKPLSHPMQESIPHPGSTDQSHTSMQQGLHVPHPSSQSGQPLHHSGPPTQQSRQPPPAASSNHPHSDLTFNPSSALEGQAGGQGAPDMPEPSLDLLPELTNPDELLSYLDPPDLPSNSNDDLLSLFENN from the exons TGATGGGTCTTTCCCTTATGATTCTGTTCCCTGGCAACAAAATACCAACCAGCCTCCAGGCTCTTTGTCAGTGGTCACCACAGTATGGGGTGTGACTAACACCTCTCAAAGCCAG GTGCTGGGAAATCCAATGGCAAATGCTAACAACCCTATGAACCCAGCAGGAAATCCCATGGCTTCTGGGATGACAACCAGCAACCCTGGAATCAATTCCCCTCAGTTTGCTGGACAGCAGCAACAATTTTCAGCCAAGGCAGGCTCCACTCAGCCATACATACAGCAGGGCATGTATGGGCGACCCAATTATCCTGGAAGTGGAGGTTTTGGTGGCAG TTACCCTGGAGGCCCAAATACCCCTGCAGGAATGGGGATTCCCCCCCACACGAGGCCACCAGCTGATTTcacccagccagctgcagctgctgccgctgctgcagttgcagctgcagctgctacAGCAACAGCTACAGCTACAGCCACTGTGGCAGCCCTTCAGGAAACACAGAATAAGGACATGAACCAGTATGGACCG GTTTGTTCCTCTTTCCAGATGGGTCCAACTCAGGCTTACAACAACCAGTTTATGAACCAGCCTGGTCCTCGTGGTCCTGCTTCTATGCCAGGCAACATGAACCCAGCAAGCATGGGAGCAGGAATGACACCTTCCAGCATGAGCGGGCCACCCATGGGCATGAACCAGCCTCGGCCTCCTGGAATGAGCCCCTTCAGCACCCATGGGCAGAGGATGCCTCAGCAGGCCTATCCAGGCCCACGCCCCCAGTCTTTGCCTATACAGGGCATAAAGAGACCATACCCAGGAGAG CCCAACTACGGAAACCAGCAGTATGGACCAAATAGCCAGTTTCCAAACCAGCCTGGTCAGTACCCCACTCCCAACCCTCCGAGACCCCTCACATCTCCCAACTATCCTGGACAGAGGATGCCAAGCCAGCAAAACACAGGGCAGTACCCTCCTCCAACAGTCAACATGGGGCAGTATTACAAG cCATCAAGGCCTGTACCTGTGGCAAATTACCCTCATTCACCTGTTCCAGGAAACCCCACGCCACCCATGACACCAGGGAGCAATATTCCTCCATACCTGTCACCTAACCAGGATGTCAAACCACCATTCCCACCTGACATTAAACCAAATATCAATGCTTTACCACCGCCTCCAA CCAACCACAACGACGAGCTGCGCCTGACGTTCCCTGTCAGAGACGGGGTTGTCCTGGAGCCCTTCCGGCTGGAGCACAACCTGGCAGTCAGCAACCACGTCTTTCACCTGCGGCCCACGGTGCACCAGACGCTGATGTGGAG GTCTGACTTGGAATTGCAGTTTAAATGCTATCACCATGAAGACAGACAAATGAACACAAACTGGCCAGCTTCAGTCCAGGTCAGCGTTAATGCAACCCCACTTACCATCGAACGTGGTGACAACAAGACATCTCATAAACCTCTGCACCTAAAGCACGTCTGCCAGCCAGGGAGAAACACCATTCAGATTACAGTCACAGCGTGCTGTTGC TCGCACTTGTTCGTGTTGCAGTTGGTGCACCGGCCATCGGTTCGCTCTGTGCTTCAAGGTCTACTAAAGAAACGCCTCCTCCCAGCAGAACATTGTATCACCAAGA TCAAGAGGAACTTCAGCAGTGTAGCAgcttcctctggcaatgcaaCACTAAATGGGGAGGATGGAGTGGAGCAGACTGCTATCAAAGTGTCTCTCAAGTGTCCGATCACATTCCGGCGGATCCAGCTCCCGGCCAGGGGTCACGACTGCAAGCACGTCCAA TGCTTTGATCTGGAATCTTACTTGCAACTGAACTGTGAAAGAGGAACTTGGCGGTGTCCAGTATGCAA tAAAACTGCTCTCTTGGAGGGCTTGGAGGTTGACCAGTATATGTGGGGTATTCTGAACGCCATACAAAA CTCCGAGTTTGAAGAAGTTACCATTGATCCAACTTGCAGTTGGAGGCCGGTCCCTATAAAGTCAGATATTCACATCAAAGATGACCCAGATGGCATTCCCTCAAAAAGATTTAAGACAATGAGTCCAAGCCAGATGATCATGCCAAATGTAATGGAGATGATTGCAGCTTTGGGTCCTGGCCCGTCACCTTACCCATCCCTACCCCCTCCTCCAGGAGGCAACAACTCCACGGAATACGGTAACCAAG GCAACAGTTACCAAGGTCATGGCAATTTTGACTTCCCACATGGGAATCCTGGTGGCACATCTATGAATGACTTCATGCATGGGCCACAGCTGTCACATCCCCCAGACATGCCGAGCAGCATGGCAGCTCTCGACAAACCTCTCAGTCACCCCATGCAGGAATCT ATCCCTCATCCCGGCAGCACTGATCAGTCCCATACTTCCATGCAGCAAGGTTTGCACGTCCCTCACCCCAGCAGCCAGTCAGGGCAGCCATTACATCACAGCGGGCCTCCTACCCAGCAGTCCCGGCAGCCACCCCCGGCCGCTTCTAGCAACCATCCACACAGTGACCTGACCTTTAACCCCTCCTCAGCCTTAGAGGGTCAGGCTGGTGGACAGGGAGCACCCGACATGCCGGAGCCCTCGCTGGAT CTGCTTCCAGAACTCACAAATCCAGATGAGCTGCTTTCATACCTGGATCCTCCTGATTTGCCAAGCAATAGCAATGATGACCTTCTGTCTCTCTTTGAGAACAACTGA